In Sphingomonas panacisoli, one genomic interval encodes:
- a CDS encoding TonB-dependent receptor domain-containing protein: MTKTRLLCACAISVMAIAAASPAMAQTAPDADTADAGKDIVITGSIIKGTPEDAALPVNVIGSADLEKQGSPSAVELLKALPTSSAVLGDANQFDSRSQGAEGIATANLRGLSPQRTLVLLNNRRLVTAGNGVPAVDINLIPAAAIGRIEVLKDGAAATYGSDAIAGVVNFITRTDQEGFRAAGSYKFVRGADGDIDGSLSFGHVGDNWRFLAAVSFSKRGELSTRDRSFAVQPYAVNPQGGWTGGGNPASYLLVGPGAAGRNTAYSALTPDAGCATLGGFVGANSRCYTQYSSFDNLVDLEKRGTAFVDVEADLTNTIKFEVTALYGRSTVPHYLTSPSYILTQLPSLASLGGVNPYPYATAASVAPQTAGFYVPATNPGFISYKAAYPALFTGAGAIATGAVFPLLLFRPYIAGGNPSTLGDLMEKGSARGMRKSESTRLTAELSGKLGTFDWSVSGTYHDYYRYTDGYDSFGDRVQLALRGFGGPNCTGTTPGANGCLWLNPFSTAVSAGAVNGTTNPLGTGPANTKELTDWFFVKGTTQVESQLFVADASLSGSSGIKLPGGDIQVGIGAQYRYNKFSTTYGNNSNIQSNPCRDTPITGNTNPAACSPTALGPAAANGAYAFLGTGRNSYLRGGVYALFAEAQLPVFDTFNLQLAARYEDYGGGVGHTFDPQVRARWQVTDWLALRGGFGTTFRAPTLANISNGFVTALQLIGSTFTPVDVNGNPNLKPEKSKNYSGGILLKFGGFHASVDYFRYDLTDAIVSDPLAAMVATLFPAGAANTCAANPTLAARFTFSTGACTAATTVANVARVNTFLQNGASQTNSGIDFSAEYRSSQFLNSNLRFGIGVDATYTISNRISAISVAGVQVASSFDGVGLLNYQSTLYPLPQWKGQAFLDLGGGPVDARVTVYYTDGLHDQRFDTKTGPFALDTSLSAAGTAYYAGADIGNFVTADFNLQIKLPANITLTATVINIFDKDPPFAREDYNYEPFIGNPLGRQFKVGASVKF, encoded by the coding sequence CAAGGTTGCTCTGCGCGTGCGCGATATCGGTAATGGCGATCGCGGCGGCATCGCCGGCCATGGCGCAGACCGCGCCCGACGCCGACACGGCCGATGCCGGCAAGGACATCGTCATCACCGGCTCGATCATCAAGGGAACGCCCGAGGATGCCGCGCTGCCGGTCAACGTGATCGGATCCGCCGACCTCGAAAAGCAGGGCTCCCCGTCGGCGGTCGAATTGCTCAAGGCATTGCCGACCTCAAGCGCCGTACTCGGCGACGCCAACCAGTTCGATAGCCGCTCGCAGGGCGCGGAAGGCATCGCCACTGCCAACCTTCGCGGCCTCAGCCCGCAGCGTACGCTGGTTCTGCTCAACAACCGCCGCCTGGTGACCGCCGGTAACGGCGTTCCCGCCGTCGACATCAACCTGATCCCCGCGGCCGCGATCGGCCGGATCGAAGTGCTGAAGGACGGCGCCGCGGCGACGTACGGTTCGGACGCGATCGCCGGCGTGGTGAACTTCATCACCCGCACCGACCAGGAAGGCTTCCGCGCGGCGGGCAGCTACAAATTCGTGCGCGGTGCCGATGGCGATATCGACGGGTCGTTGAGCTTCGGCCATGTCGGTGACAATTGGCGCTTCCTCGCGGCGGTCAGCTTCTCGAAGCGCGGCGAATTGTCGACGCGCGACCGCAGTTTTGCGGTGCAGCCTTATGCGGTGAACCCGCAGGGCGGCTGGACCGGCGGCGGCAATCCGGCATCCTATCTCCTCGTCGGGCCCGGCGCCGCCGGCCGCAATACCGCCTACAGCGCGCTGACGCCGGACGCAGGATGCGCGACCTTGGGCGGTTTCGTCGGCGCCAACAGCCGCTGCTACACGCAATATTCTTCGTTCGATAATCTGGTCGACCTGGAAAAGCGTGGTACGGCCTTTGTCGATGTCGAGGCCGATCTGACGAACACGATCAAGTTCGAGGTCACGGCGCTCTACGGACGAAGCACGGTCCCGCATTATCTCACGTCGCCGTCCTATATCCTGACGCAGTTGCCGTCCCTTGCTTCGCTCGGGGGCGTCAATCCCTATCCCTATGCAACGGCGGCCAGCGTGGCGCCGCAGACGGCGGGCTTCTACGTACCTGCGACCAACCCGGGCTTCATTTCGTACAAGGCGGCCTATCCGGCCTTGTTCACCGGTGCGGGCGCCATTGCGACCGGCGCGGTATTCCCGCTGCTGCTGTTCCGCCCGTACATCGCCGGCGGTAACCCCAGCACGTTGGGCGACCTGATGGAAAAGGGGTCGGCGCGCGGCATGCGCAAGTCCGAATCCACGCGCCTGACCGCCGAACTCAGCGGCAAGTTGGGGACGTTCGACTGGAGCGTGTCGGGGACGTATCACGATTATTATCGCTACACCGACGGCTATGACTCGTTCGGTGACCGCGTCCAGCTCGCGCTTCGCGGGTTCGGCGGACCCAATTGCACGGGCACAACGCCGGGCGCCAACGGCTGTTTGTGGCTCAATCCGTTCAGCACGGCGGTATCGGCCGGCGCCGTCAACGGCACGACCAACCCGCTCGGTACCGGACCGGCGAATACCAAGGAATTGACCGACTGGTTCTTCGTGAAGGGGACGACGCAGGTCGAATCGCAGCTGTTCGTCGCGGATGCGTCGCTGTCCGGCAGTTCGGGCATCAAGCTGCCCGGTGGCGATATCCAGGTCGGTATCGGCGCGCAGTATCGCTACAACAAGTTCAGCACGACCTACGGCAACAACAGCAACATCCAGTCCAATCCGTGCCGCGACACACCGATCACCGGCAATACCAACCCGGCGGCGTGTTCGCCCACCGCACTGGGTCCGGCGGCGGCAAACGGAGCGTACGCGTTCCTGGGAACCGGGCGCAATTCGTACCTGAGGGGCGGCGTCTACGCGCTGTTCGCCGAAGCGCAATTGCCGGTGTTCGACACGTTCAACCTGCAGCTTGCCGCGCGATATGAAGATTATGGCGGGGGCGTGGGCCACACGTTCGACCCGCAAGTCCGCGCACGGTGGCAGGTCACCGACTGGCTCGCGCTACGCGGCGGCTTCGGCACCACGTTCCGTGCACCGACTTTGGCCAACATCTCGAACGGTTTCGTCACCGCGCTGCAGCTGATCGGATCGACCTTCACCCCGGTCGACGTCAACGGCAACCCGAACCTGAAACCCGAAAAATCGAAGAACTATTCGGGCGGCATCCTGCTCAAGTTCGGCGGCTTCCACGCCAGCGTCGATTATTTCCGCTATGACCTGACGGACGCGATCGTCAGCGATCCGCTGGCGGCGATGGTGGCGACGTTGTTCCCGGCCGGTGCCGCCAACACCTGCGCGGCCAATCCGACGCTCGCGGCGCGGTTCACCTTCAGCACCGGGGCCTGCACGGCCGCGACGACCGTCGCGAACGTGGCGCGCGTCAACACGTTCCTCCAGAACGGCGCGTCGCAGACCAATTCGGGCATCGACTTCAGCGCCGAATATCGGTCGAGCCAGTTCCTTAACTCGAACCTGCGCTTCGGCATCGGCGTCGATGCGACCTACACGATCAGCAACCGGATCAGCGCGATCTCGGTGGCGGGCGTGCAGGTGGCGAGCTCGTTCGACGGGGTCGGGCTGCTCAACTATCAGTCGACGCTCTACCCGTTGCCGCAATGGAAGGGTCAGGCGTTCCTCGACCTGGGCGGCGGGCCGGTCGATGCGCGCGTGACGGTCTATTACACCGACGGGCTGCACGATCAGCGCTTCGACACGAAGACCGGGCCGTTCGCGCTCGACACGTCGCTGTCGGCGGCGGGCACGGCGTATTACGCAGGCGCGGACATCGGCAATTTCGTGACCGCCGATTTCAACCTGCAGATCAAGCTGCCGGCGAACATCACGCTGACCGCGACGGTGATCAACATCTTCGACAAGGATCCACCGTTTGCGCGTGAAGACTACAATTACGAACCGTTCATCGGCAATCCGCTGGGACGGCAGTTCAAGGTCGGTGCCTCGGTGAAGTTCTGA
- a CDS encoding spinster family MFS transporter, whose translation MSSPTSLPEVQATFVAQRRALTLLLLTLAYFFSYMDRQILAILNEDIIRDLHLSDAQMGMLGGLAFAIFYAGLGIPVAWLADRSNRVRIIAIALAIWSAFTAAGGLATNFWQLLGARIGVGIGEAGSSPPSHSIIADLYPPEKRASALSIYSLGVGLGAAFGTIIGGVVATKYGWRVAMYVIGLPGLLLALIIWLVVPEPKRGLSDAQVAMEDTKPTLADGFATLFSNRAALHLIAGFTLTSMIGYGHTAFGPAYLMRSFAFTKLDIALKIAPAAAVILGIAAIASGKLADRLTRERGLYAQSTMVAVLKTCALPFTITYCLASTTQLAVGAYFVAIFFSTAYLGVTFALIQSEAPVRLRATWAAIMLLINNMIGLGIGPMAVGAISDALKPTYGTESLRYAMFTFAAITPWAIFHYWRAGVLLKRKWAERQATI comes from the coding sequence GTGTCCTCCCCGACAAGCCTCCCCGAAGTTCAGGCGACCTTCGTCGCCCAGCGCCGCGCGCTGACGCTGCTGTTGCTGACGCTCGCGTATTTTTTCAGCTACATGGACCGCCAGATCCTCGCGATCCTCAACGAAGATATCATCCGCGATCTGCACTTGAGCGACGCGCAGATGGGGATGCTGGGCGGGCTGGCGTTCGCGATCTTCTATGCCGGGCTGGGTATTCCGGTTGCGTGGCTCGCCGATCGCAGCAATCGCGTGCGGATCATCGCGATCGCGCTGGCGATCTGGAGCGCGTTCACCGCCGCGGGCGGCCTCGCGACGAATTTCTGGCAACTGCTCGGCGCGCGGATCGGCGTCGGCATCGGCGAGGCGGGGTCGAGCCCGCCCAGCCATTCGATCATCGCCGATCTCTATCCTCCCGAAAAGCGCGCGTCGGCGCTGTCGATCTATTCGCTCGGCGTCGGGCTGGGCGCGGCATTCGGGACGATCATCGGCGGCGTGGTGGCCACCAAATATGGCTGGCGCGTCGCGATGTACGTGATCGGCCTGCCGGGGTTGCTGCTCGCGCTGATCATCTGGCTGGTCGTACCGGAGCCCAAGCGCGGGCTGTCCGACGCGCAAGTCGCGATGGAAGACACCAAGCCGACGCTGGCCGACGGGTTCGCGACCTTGTTCAGCAACCGCGCGGCGCTCCATCTGATCGCCGGGTTCACGCTGACGTCGATGATCGGTTACGGTCACACCGCGTTCGGGCCGGCATATCTGATGCGGTCGTTCGCGTTCACCAAGCTGGACATCGCGTTGAAGATCGCGCCGGCGGCGGCGGTGATCCTGGGCATCGCGGCGATCGCCAGCGGCAAACTCGCCGATCGGCTGACGCGCGAGCGCGGTCTTTACGCCCAATCGACAATGGTCGCGGTGCTCAAGACCTGCGCATTGCCGTTCACGATCACCTACTGCCTGGCGTCGACCACCCAGCTGGCGGTCGGCGCGTATTTCGTCGCGATCTTCTTCTCGACAGCCTATCTCGGCGTCACCTTCGCATTGATTCAGTCCGAAGCGCCGGTACGGCTACGCGCGACCTGGGCGGCGATCATGCTGTTGATCAACAACATGATCGGGCTGGGGATCGGGCCGATGGCGGTGGGCGCGATCAGCGACGCGCTGAAGCCGACCTACGGCACCGAATCCCTGCGCTACGCGATGTTCACCTTCGCCGCGATCACCCCGTGGGCGATCTTCCATTACTGGCGGGCAGGGGTGCTGTTGAAGCGGAAGTGGGCGGAGCGGCAGGCGACAATTTAG
- a CDS encoding TetR/AcrR family transcriptional regulator produces MGQSDTVELDEATGTKRFRAKRNAILAAASEAINEQSAKGMTFADVARRVGLNTTSVTYYFKRKEDLAQACFEHTLLTLGDMLDEAQAEATPEARVAKYLSLNMARFARIRENDERALAGLSDLRAMEEPMLGRLMAGWRDIFRRTRALWGDPDDRRQKDLNGARAHVLLEETFWIPAWINRYDLDQFDRVEARLMDMFRHGIAPKGATWSPAMLDIEHEEAEPGREAFLRAATRLINELGYRGASVQRIASELNVTKGSFYHHLDAKDDLVIECYKRSFDTIIETQQAGENEGGDWWHKLSSVIATLLDVQFSVRGPLLRTTALTGLPRQVRSAMIDRSNRIARRYAGMLSDGAAEGSIRAVDALIVSQSLMALQNAAFDMRKWASSMPRERAVAMYASTLAFGMFDDRAARD; encoded by the coding sequence ATGGGGCAAAGCGATACTGTAGAACTGGACGAAGCGACCGGGACCAAGCGTTTTAGGGCGAAGCGCAACGCGATCCTGGCGGCGGCATCCGAGGCGATCAACGAACAAAGCGCGAAGGGCATGACTTTCGCCGATGTTGCGCGGCGGGTCGGGCTCAACACGACCAGCGTCACTTATTACTTCAAACGCAAGGAAGATCTGGCGCAGGCGTGTTTCGAACACACGCTGTTGACGCTCGGCGACATGCTCGACGAGGCGCAGGCGGAGGCGACGCCCGAAGCGCGCGTCGCCAAATATCTGTCGCTCAACATGGCGCGGTTCGCGCGCATCCGCGAAAATGATGAGCGCGCGCTCGCCGGGCTGAGCGACTTGCGCGCGATGGAGGAGCCGATGCTCGGCCGCCTGATGGCCGGCTGGCGCGACATCTTCCGCCGCACGCGCGCGTTATGGGGCGATCCCGACGACCGGCGGCAGAAGGATTTGAACGGCGCGCGGGCGCATGTTCTGCTCGAAGAGACGTTCTGGATCCCAGCATGGATCAATCGCTACGATCTCGACCAGTTCGATCGCGTCGAGGCGCGGCTGATGGACATGTTCCGTCACGGTATCGCACCCAAGGGCGCGACCTGGTCGCCGGCGATGCTCGACATCGAGCATGAAGAAGCCGAGCCGGGGCGCGAGGCGTTCCTGCGCGCGGCGACGCGGCTGATCAACGAACTCGGCTATCGCGGCGCGTCGGTCCAGCGGATCGCGTCGGAGCTCAACGTCACCAAGGGCAGTTTCTATCACCACCTCGATGCCAAGGACGATTTGGTCATCGAATGCTACAAGCGCAGCTTCGACACGATCATCGAGACGCAGCAGGCCGGCGAGAACGAAGGCGGCGATTGGTGGCACAAGCTGTCGAGCGTCATCGCGACCTTGCTCGACGTGCAATTCTCGGTGCGCGGGCCGCTATTGCGTACGACCGCGCTGACCGGGCTGCCGCGTCAGGTCCGGAGCGCGATGATCGACCGCTCGAACCGCATTGCACGCCGCTATGCCGGGATGCTGTCCGACGGCGCCGCCGAAGGGTCGATCCGCGCGGTCGATGCGCTGATCGTCAGCCAGTCGCTGATGGCGCTGCAGAACGCCGCGTTCGACATGCGTAAATGGGCGAGCAGCATGCCGCGCGAACGCGCCGTGGCGATGTATGCCTCCACGCTGGCGTTCGGCATGTTCGACGATCGCGCGGCGCGGGACTAA